cacagacagacaacctGTTCCTCCTCAGACAGTTGTAACTGATCCCTAACTTCTAAATCCTCCATGAGTAAGGCAGGAACGAGACACTCGAAACGTGCTCGTGCTCTGCTAACCCTTCTGTCGATCGGCAGATCAAGCCTGCCTTCTTCCTCATTGGGGATCCCTTGGTTGCTAGCCATGCACCATGATTGCACAACATCAACCCTGTGAGAAAGGGACTAATGCAAGCCTAGACACCACCGTCATCAGGAAATCCTCTACTAAATGGGTCTCAATTGTGAGATTAAACCAGCAAGGGGACATATTCAAGCCTATAGAGAACAAACTTCAAGAACAGTGTTACTTCCTTATGTATGattgatttttttgtttgtttaagaTATGGTATCTGTGCCAGTCTCTCTGTTCTTACAGCCACAGGGTACACTGAATGACCATTGCCAACAGCCAATTTCTTACCTTTGTCTATATATAACTGAGATAAAGATATTTCTATTGAAACTGAAGATTAGGATAGCAAGTGTGACGTTTTTGGATTGAATAAAAGCCTAATTGAGGCATTAAAATAAATTAATTGTGAAGTTAATGCAGGTTGGAGGTGGGGAAACATGGTGAGTGAACCTACACAACGATCTGGGCCACCAACATGGCAAGTCAATTCTGTGCACTTTCATGTTTACACGTTTTTGTAAACTTAAAATGAGAGAACTCATTGTCAACTGTTACTGTCAACAATAAAAGTTTCCAAAATTGATAGATAAGACTCCACAATAGTATTTTGCCTTATGTACTTGGACATTCTTATGGTTGTATGTTACATTACTTTAAAGCAGTGCTTTCTATTTACTTTGAACATGGAGTATGAAATCTACCCATTACATCCATGGTTGAGAACAAGGGCCTAAACCACGACGACCTGGGTTCACATCCAGCACAGAGTGTAGTGCCAAACACATCCGTGGGCCCAGATCCCTGTAACCGCAGCGCACTCCCCAACtgtccagatcccctctcccaactgtcttacatttacatttagcagacgctcttatccagagcgagttacagtaagtacagggacattagaTTCGATTTCTAATCGAATCTAGAAGAATCGATTCAAGCACCCAAGAATCGATTCAAATCGAATCgagaggtaccaaaagatttccACTCCTAATGAGTACCAAAACTTCAATCTGTTAGCGCATCGTCCCTTTATAGAATATGAGCACTCCTATTGGTTTAGACACGACAACGACAGTACACCAGTATTGCATTAGCAACTATCGTCCTTTTTGCATATTTCTCAGAACATGTAAATTATTCAGgcgtattaacattaaccagcCTGTCACAACAAAAACTAATTGGTTAAGTCGTTATAATTGTCTAGTGATTACAATTAAAACCTCTAATTAATTCAAAGAATAAACCACTGCACCATTTTGTTAATTGTCAAATGTTTGCAAGTATTTAGACGTTTAATTGTTAATaacaatcaaggcttcaatcaAGCAATCATAATGGTTCATAAGTATTTAATTAAGTCATTTTCTACCACATTCATGTTAATGAAAATCCAGCATTGTTTTAAAGCGAAATTACAATACTGTACAGCTCATGGATATTGTTACTTGCATTTACTGAGGTTTTTGTTTTACAACCATGTTAAATACTTAACATAATAGCATATATTGTCCATTCAAACTGTATTCTGACATGATCATATCAAACATCAGAACTGTCTTTGCAAATTCTTGTGACCTCCTACCTGTACACATTTACTAGAGTTGACCTTTACCAGAGTTAAGATGAAACAGCCAGTTTGTTGTAGCAAGTGCAGTTGGTTTTATTATAATTACAAAATGAtacaatcaaatatatattacaTCTAGAAACAAAGCACTCATTTCAAAGGATAAAATCCAGATAAGGCAGGATTTACATGTAGGtggttgtgtaggtgtgtgtgtgtgtgtgtacgtgtgggtgtgtgtacgtgtgtgtgtgtgtacgtgtgtgtgtgtgtacgtgtgtgtgtgtgtgtgtgattttgaaaggatttagtattatctgcagtcttctctctctctctgagagatCTATTTACGTTTCAATGCTTCTGTCAATTCAGGAACAGCCTGAAAGTACAAAGAAAACCCTTTCTTCAGAAACACCGGACCATAcctacccccccgcccccccatatCACTTTAACTGAGCTTAGTAAAACCAGTGGCTATCACACCCCACTGCGTGAGTAAATAAATGATGATCTTTAGCCAAACAAAATGGACAAaaagacacaaggctttcaTTCAGCATAACAAACAGCTCTGGAAGTGGCTGACAGACCCCAGGTATGTCACTGCCAACACGTTCACCTGCATCGTACTAGGTAAGTGGGGGAGACTGTGCTGCAGACTAAGCTGCAATGTCAACATGTGCAATGTTTTTAATGGGCATTTAACTTTGATAGGCAGGAAGCCAGAGTATGTCACATGAAAAAGATTATATTGCACATGGGAGTTCCAATATGATCCACTAAGAACTCCCATTGTCACATTCAGAAAATACTCAGTGACTTAACAGTGACCATTAGACACTTACTGGTGCCTTTCAATTATTGAAATGTTTCTAATGGCTCAGAGCTGCTTTGAAGGCATTAACATTACATGATCCCTCTTCATTCTCATTACTGGATTAAAAGCAATAGATGAAGTTTATGTTCCTTGTGAGGGCTTATAATCTGCATGAAATATACTTGTGCAGTCaacgcatgtttgtgtgtatttctgtctaAGAGTAATTGGACAAAATGTTGCCCCAAACATTATAAAACCATTGGAGGGTTTTATTAGAAGTATGAAAAGTATAACATATTTTGTAGAAGTGCAGATAAGCATGTCCCTAAAGATTCTTCACCCCATTTACCTGTCAGGACTGCCCAGGTCAGAAGGAAACTAAAACTGACATTTTGAATGATATCATGAATTAGATATACAGGTTAACATACAGCCAAGTTCTTGGAtatccttgtgtgtgtcttaatACTGTAGAGCTTTAAATAGGTTAATGGTCATTGATAAATTATTAGTAAATATTGTGAATACATAGATTGGATGTGATATGGATGTGGTGCTGAATGGAGCATAACAATGGAATGATATGAGGTTGATTATGTACCTTTCTGCCTTGATAGCGGTTCTGTGTTCATTTACAAATTGGTAATAGTTGACCAACAAATGTTTAAAAGTGTCCTAATGATCTCTAAAGGGTTCCGGGAGTATTGTTATTGTACGTATTGCAATGCCAAAATATTTACCTTGAAAAGATCAGCCACTAGGCCATAGTCAGCTACTTGGAAGATTGGAGCCTCTGGATCCTTGTTAATGGCCACAATTGTCTGTTAATAAAAACCAGATAGCACAAAGTGAGTTTCAAAAGCAATGGAGGTGTACCACTGCTTCTGCCGCACATCACAGTTTGCTGTTCTGATGTTTTGAGTTGACAGACGGCATTCTAACCAATTTAACTACGTTCAAGCTATTTAATTTATGAACATACTGTAAGTATTTAGTGGATGAAAGTGATTTTGAAAACAGCTCTGTGACATCAACCAGCTGGATATATGTAAATGGTCAatctcaaacaaaacaaatagatTTGGGACCATGACTGCATAATGTGTAGTCTGACATATTCAGAACATCTCACACAGGACACTTTCAAGAAGCTCTGAGGCAagagaaaaatacaaataaattataCATCATTCTTTAAAAAGCTTCTTAGGTTCCCATTTTAAAACATACTTCTTAAGTGCACGGGATCCAGAAGTAGATAGTTCACTTGGTGGAAGAAATCCACTCAGGAGACTGTTGTCATGGCTACAGGAGAGGGTTTTTTTCctactacatttacataaaaCTGTTTTCTTCCAGAGTAGTACTCTCCCCTCCATTACTTTTTATAAAAGTGGGTCAACAAAGCAGACAAAAACACAGTACATCCTGAGTTTGTTAAAATCcttcaaaatcagcaaaaaataaataataggacaattattttaaataaaggGTCTATGGTATATCATATATAGTATTTTAATCATTTTTTATAAGATGGTAAATTTGGGGATAATCTTTCTTGTCCAATATTTACACATATATAGTGAGAAAAGtattaaaacaaaatatttgtacgttgctttggataaagctatctgctaaatgaatacaaatctCAAATATGGATGAATTAATATGTTAAACTTCTAATAGCTCATTTATATTTGCTAATATTAGTGCTTCAAGCATTTCTTTCAAATTTCTGCTCGCTAGCTCATTACATTATTCCATATGAGCAATCAGAGAAAGAGGTTTACTACATTCAATCATGTGATAAACATGAGGGTAAGGCTGAGTGTCCTCTGGGGAGAAAAACACTACAACTCGTGAGCTCCAAAGAACTGAATAAAATAATCTACACCAAAATTAACTCAGCTATCAGATGCACAAGGTCTAAACTCTGTGTAGTTATGCATGACTTGCGGCTGCCAAATTAGCTAATGTTTAAAGTAAAACAATAGGGTCATCAGGGAGGCCATGTTGCAcatccacttttttgttctcttCATACTAAAATACCTTTTAAATAACTTACATTTCAGTTtttatatcccccccccccaactacaGTATGTTTTCTGAAAAGGAAATATTCCATATAAAttgaaaagagaaagacaattATTTGGTTGATGCCTTTTAACTTCTCAGGGTGAGCTTATGTTTGGATATTACAGGAAATGACTGTACCTTACTGTCCTTCATCCCAGCCAGATGTTGAATGGCCCCTGAGATGCCAACAGCAATGTAGAGCTCCTgcaaatcaaaaaaaaaaaattatagtaTATAAATAGCTGTGTCTTCATAAACTGTAAATTACTGTTACTATCAATGCAATCTGATTTTATACAGTAATGACCCTTATGGTTGCATGTTTAGTCAACTGTATATAGTTACACTCTACATAAACTCATACATACTGCAAAAACAAATACCAAAAAACAATGACAATAACAAATTCTTGAACAAACTATATCCCTTAAAATGTCAAATTTCTAAGAGAATAATTGAATGAAAACATTTCCCTGAATGTTTTTCTTCAACAGGAGGGGGTAAGTCAATCGATTATTGATCCAATTAGGAAAGGACTGTTCAAAGCTCAAAAATAGACACATTGTATGTGTGCACACCCAAGAGTGCACTGCATGCTCATTAGAGAATTATGGACACCACAAGGGACCGCTGACCCACTGACACCCTACAGAAGCAGTTCTCCCTGAAGCTTCTCAACCCTGCCCGACCAGGTAGATGGTGTAATCACTGTCCTGACCAGAGCGACCAGGGTGTCTGCAAGAGTGTGCTGGGGGCCCCTGAAACATTTCCATCTGTTCTCTGGAGAGCCGCACATCAATTGCTTTCAGCTAAATGCACTCACATATGAATATTTCAGTACAATTTAATGTTTCAGCTGCAGCCCCAAAGGAGCAGAGCATCAATTTGTGAACACAGTTCTCCCGGAGTTAAAAGCCAGGCCGGATAATACAGTATGAAAGGCGCTGTCAATCTTGGGCCCTTTATTCACTcaagagacaggaggggaaatCCAGAAAAGCTCCCTGTTAGTCTCTAGTCCCTAGCTGCATACAAACATCTTCTGAAAGTTTTCCATTACAAACTAGCATACTAGTGGGCAGTTTTCTTTTGGGGTTTGGGGggcggagcagaggagagagaccggtGACCTGCCGATTTGCCAAGCTTGGTCAGTTTTCCCAAAGCTCTGGTTGTCTGCTGTCTGCCGTTTGGTgtccatacacactcacagcagctgggagagcaggacagagagtagTGCACCTGCTGTCCTGTTAATAAAATACCCCAAAGTGATGCTGAAACCTTTTCATTCACACAGTAAGGCTTTCCTCAGGTGTGAAAACACAAGCCCTCTGCAGCACAGGCAGATTGTGACACTACGGGGTTAATCAACCAGGTGATACTACCATGATAGTACAGTATGGGCTAAAGCAAAACAACAGGTTGGTTTACAATACAAAACACTGTTAATGGCTTTATTGTGCATCTGTTATGTgttgtatattatttttttatggcACAACCCACTTGGTTCTATTAAAAAAATATCATGATAATTTGACAACATGGATTGGTGCCACCATTTAGATAAAACAGATACTATATGGGTGTTTTTCTTTGTCAATTTAAAATGTAGACTTTTCCTTCAAAATCGAATAAGCTACAGTATGACATGACAAAATACTCTCAATATTAGTTGGAATGTGACATGCATTGAAGTGATACAGGACTACACATTCACATTTTTATCGATGTGATTTAGTGTagctttatatttatatttcaaTTTAAGTTAATATGCACACATTTATTCTACCTCTGATAGCAAATTGAttggattattattattattattattacagagAGATTAACGAAAAACCTAGTTTATTGAACCTGTTACAAGCTGCCTTTTTATTTACAATAAAGtatcagtcctattttgactgTGTCAAGATGAGGTGTTGCAAACATCATTAAAGTGACATGCCATTTTGTAAAACTACTAATAAGTAACCACAATGAAGGTTTATGCTGATGAATGCAGTTGATGCCAAAATACAAGACATGCATTTGTAAAATAAAACAGGCGACTGACAGCTACACTAATAAGGCAATAATGGCATAGCATACCCACCCAACAATGCAGAAAGCCCTGCAGGCACCAATCAAAAATTAATACTAATTATCATGTGAATACTGCATAAACTCTGAAGAATTATGAATTATAAATTTGCAACATGGTTCCCCTTTCAAAGAAGCTTTCATGAGGATTTTTTTCAGATACATTTCGGAGGGTCTGTCACAGTATAGGGATAGACATAGGCCACTGTATTAAGAAATTGTCCAATGCCAGAACACTAATTACAATTATAATGACCTGCATGTCGTCATCAGATTGTAAtatttgaagaagaaaattaagatTTTGTTGTCAATTAATGCAGATTCTCTACACATTATCTACATTGGGAGATATTGGCAGGCCTGCCCATTTTGGGAAAAGGGAAAGCTCATAGCACTTAAAGACCACTTACTAATGAGTCTAGTAAATCATTTAAGGATTTATATCAGACATTAACTACATTTCAGAAGGTTTTAAATGCCTTAATGTGTGGATGATGACAGCTGGCATTTCCCTCCTTTCAGACAACATTGCTAATTGACCTTTAAAAGCTCATTCAATTTGAAATAAGGAAATAATGTGTTGAATACATATGATTAAAGGTATGACACCGATTGTGTTTGTATTGTTTAGCACATAGTAAGCGAGCACACGTTAATGGTAATTCCCTTGCTATTTGAGAATCTGCCTGATGGCTCGTGAACGATGCCAATAAAATACCCCTGATGCATTGTTATGCATGCAGGCATAGCACATGCACAATTACAATTTTGAACAAATTTGCTTGACTTTATAATGAAAACACTGCATAAATAACAAGATTTATTGAATAAAACTAAATAGACTAAACTTATAttgctatgtatgtgtgtgtatgtgtgcttttattttttttaccggTGCAACAATCTTTCCAGTCTGGCCAACCTGCATGTCATTGGGGACATAGCCAGCGTCAACAGCAGCTCTGGAAGCGCCAACTGCATTCAGAACATACAGAGGGTTATTAATAAGTTTGCTCTTATAATAAAAGGCATtcgggcacacacaaacaaaacacacacgcacaaaaccgCTTTATCCCACAGCAATGAATTTGATGGTTGTTATGTTCCTGTACATGTATTCATGTTACTGTACCTGCAGCATTCATTTGGTCTGCCAGGTCAAAAAGCAATTTGAAATTTTCACCATTCTTCAGGCCTCGTCCTGAATGTAAAATACACCATATGTTTAGTCACATTACCTGGAAGAAGACACCAGGACATTTGCATCACTGAGACATGATTGCATTTGGTTGTAAGACATAGTCCTTACCCCCTGACACTACCACTTTAGCACTAGTGAGTTCTGGTCGGTCACTCTTGGACAAGGTTTCTTCCAGCCATTGAGAAATCCCTATGGCAGCTGATGAACCAACTAATCAGGACAAcagaggaaaaaacacaccataaTGCTGACAAAAATTACCTTAACATCTGAGCATGTCTGATAAAGGTTAAAACaagtgttttaaaatgttcaacAAGATGTCTTAAAACTACATTACCCTGTTCAGTGGCagcatctcctccttctccagaggCAGGCTCGAATGACGTGCCTCTTACAGTGAAAACTTTGACTATTTCACCACTCCTAACTGTGCTCAGGGCATTtcctgttgaaaaaaacatgatgGGGGATGATAATTCAAATATCATTAGAGCAAAGACCTATGATGGAATAATGAATTATGTGGCATATTAAAGCATGAGAATACTGAAACACTTGGAAGAAGTTAAGGGAATTCCAAAACCTTTGCAGAATAAATTACATATTGGTATGACAATGAAGGCAATAGGCCAAAGCCCTCTAAAACATTCAAGTGTGCACCTCAGTAAGAAGTTCAGGAAAACCCAACTGATTTCCAGCCAGGAACTCTTGCCAAAGTTTAAGTGGATACATTTTATCATACTCATATATATTTCATGATAGTGATGAAGCCAATCAAACTATGATTTGAGTGGTTCTTGGATGCTTTTAGAGTGACAGCTGGGATCCCTGGGGTAGATCATGGAATCATTAGCAGGTCAAAAATAATAACATGCAAGTACTGCTTCATCACTTTACAAATAAACATGGCAAAACCACATCCATTTAACCTTAGACCTTTACAATAATGGAGGCAGTGACTATCACAAACCACAGAAACTGATTTATTTGCTTATTTTGAACCTTCCGCAGTATACGCTCTATATGTTTTATTGCATTGCATTTTGAATATATgattcttttaaattatatacatAAGAAAACAAGAACCTCACCAGCATATATTGTTCTGACAAAGGTGTCTTGAGATTTTATTTCAATGATGTCTGAAATGGCAGACACATCAAGCTTGGCAGCCACTCTGGGAAGAAGATTCTGAACACCACAGTTATACATGTTAAAGGTACAGCCAATTTGATTAGgtcaaaatatgttttgttgGTGTTTAAGACATCTTCTGCTCAACTCATACTTGTGAATGCAAAAACTGGATGAGGTTTACCTCATAAATACAATCTAGGCTAGTATTCCAAGCCATCTTTGATAAATGACTGTTCTTGTTTTAGTAACAAATGAAATCAAATCTAGAGGATTAGGATGCGTCTAAATAGCATTCATCTACTCACTGAAATCGAAACCATCCACCCTTAATCAATATGAGTTGGATTACAATACATAAGATATTGTTTAATGCATTCTAATTCAATTGAAATACCATTAGATCAGCAACTTGACAGTTCAATAGCAGAATGACAGATTACAAGGGCTAGTAATTGAGGCAAGGACTACACTAACTGCAGATATTCTATTGCAAAAATGTTGGGGGGAAAAACTTTCAGACCCATTAGGCCTAGACTAGACTAGATCTGCAAGTGCAAGATAAGATAACTGTACATGGCTTTGTCATTCAAATATTTGGCCTTTCATACATGGCCTGATAATTAAACAAACGTATTTGAACGGCTCTAAGAGTTCACTAATAACAAGACTGTGCAGACATCCATTACTTTAGCTTGACCCAATGCTAGGCAAGTTACCTTTCCAAAGGCAGACGCACCAGCACAGATATGTGTGAAGTTAAACTGCTTCTGAGTGGCCAAAATCAAAGGAGTCAGTTCCTCtgaagtgagaaaaagagacattATCAGGTTTAAATTTTCTATGGACCAAAAGTAATTTGCTTTTAATAATACTCCCCCCcacctggagaaaaaaaaatcatctCCACTATCACCTGGTAACATCCCTTTGTATGAATCATGTTGAGCCACAAGCACCTTATTGACCCCTTGGACTTTTCTGATCTCTTCTACAACCTTTATGAATAAAACATACAAAATATAATTCCCCAATAACATGAACACATATACATATGTACAGACATCTAGGCCAATGGGCATTGAAGTCATACCTTGGTGCAGTTGGTTCCAGCAACCAGGCAGgacacctcaccccccaccttGTTGGCAGCAGTGATGGCATTCAATGTGATAGGTGTCagcttgtcattgttgtgctctACCACCACTAGAGTGCT
The window above is part of the Osmerus mordax isolate fOsmMor3 chromosome 13, fOsmMor3.pri, whole genome shotgun sequence genome. Proteins encoded here:
- the LOC136955581 gene encoding electron transfer flavoprotein subunit alpha, mitochondrial-like, with product MYKALNKIRVGQLHNLFQRFQSTLVVVEHNNDKLTPITLNAITAANKVGGEVSCLVAGTNCTKVVEEIRKVQGVNKVLVAQHDSYKGMLPEELTPLILATQKQFNFTHICAGASAFGKNLLPRVAAKLDVSAISDIIEIKSQDTFVRTIYAGNALSTVRSGEIVKVFTVRGTSFEPASGEGGDAATEQVGSSAAIGISQWLEETLSKSDRPELTSAKVVVSGGRGLKNGENFKLLFDLADQMNAAVGASRAAVDAGYVPNDMQVGQTGKIVAPELYIAVGISGAIQHLAGMKDSKTIVAINKDPEAPIFQVADYGLVADLFKAVPELTEALKRK